A genome region from Vespa velutina chromosome 18, iVesVel2.1, whole genome shotgun sequence includes the following:
- the LOC124955342 gene encoding PHD finger protein 14 isoform X4, translating into MSQEDDVGFLYKTMIERDPKKRRVKPIRSAQQSLLDFDLGESSDDSDFRIEDHCEESDDDSVDSNDIGKEEEDGSEESDDSLVDPLLSTKENTGLTVGDVIEQARQQAIKGGPLDEKLNKMLICCGCLGDRSDDINEIVECDGCGVSVHEGCYGVSDVESFSSTDSLCQSAPWFCEACSAGIEDPSCELCPNKGGIFKETDVGKWVHLVCALYVPGVAFGEVDRLSSVTLFEMAYSKWGAKQCSLCEDARFARTGVCIECDAGMCHTYFHVTCAQREGLLSEAHSEEVDQADPFYAHCKLHSDKLLVRRRRRNWLALQLRAQYRQQLLKQPNHLDTEEQRRIQRKLAKHRHKYLAHKASRPPPWVPTQKMPRLLTTSASACRQLAKKAELMGVDTAALEAQEAQLVALVDVRKKWHIPPAFSVEFIGYYLDRNLRVTSMKRRLQELLDINSQLLNEQQRLDRKYDEVMKDNEEQIRVNVTLKEKIDMYHQMLRNSGYVKPLPLIADLAKPRIAPTLGTGLGVPTAAALKMGVGFPLPVGKGAEGIREGRVLSSQAHDQNHKSELTLRHQCGICRRSTNQHLLAKCDTCHLHYHLSCLSPPLSRMPKKTKLMGWQCSECDKESSGSEVERVDTSAPRKLRHCKDDSNLTSTPPQEIQAPMTPTTPTTSKNASTPLNNVTNVTVPDTPTTPKLTIKPMCPQPSVTEQIQLAESTHNQQCTNNITITTREGSPEYMVASADGTESVSQRSAKKRRRYILFWIIILQILYNMKYHDLLLLLLEKSIRGIPLIQLLA; encoded by the exons ATGTCTCAAGAGGACGACGTaggatttttatataaaacaatga tTGAGAGAGAtccaaagaaaagaagagtaaagCCTATTAGATCTGCACAACAATCATTACTTGATTTTGATTTAGGTGAAAGCTCTGATGATAGTGATTTTAGAATTGAAGATCATTGTGAAGAATCTGATGATGACTCAGTAGATTCTAATGATATCGGGAAAG aagaagaagatggatcAGAAGAATCAGATGATTCTTTAGTTGATCCATTGTTAAGTACAAAAGAGAACACTGGTCTGACTGTAGGAGACGTCATAGAACAAGCTCGTCAACAAGCAATTAAAGGTGGACCATTAGatgaaaaattgaacaaaatGCTTATTTGTTGTGGCTGTCTTGGTGATAGAAGtgatgatattaatgaaattgttGAATGTGATGGATGTGGAGTCAGTGTCCATGAAG GATGTTATGGCGTATCAGACGTAGAGAGTTTTTCCAGTACTGATTCTTTGTGTCAATCAGCCCCATGGTTTTGTGAAGCATGTAGTGCAGGCATTGAAGATCCATCATGTGAACTTTGCCCTAATAAAGGtggaatttttaaagaaaccgATGTAGGAAAATGGGTTCATTTAGTTTGTGCTCTCTACGTACCTGGTGTAGCTTTTGGAGAG gTGGATCGGCTATCAAGTGTAACGCTTTTCGAAATGGCATATAGCAAATGGGGTGCAAAGCAATGCTCTTTATGTGAAGATGCGCGTTTTGCTCGTACCGGTGTTTGCATTGAATGTGATGCTGGAATGTGTCACACATACTTTCATGTTACTTG TGCTCAACGGGAAGGTTTATTATCGGAAGCACATAGTGAAGAAGTGGATCAAGCTGATCCATTTTATGCACATTGCAAATTACATTCTGATAAACTTCTTGTTCGTAGACGCAGACGCAATTGGTTAGCATTGCAATTACGTGCTCAATATCGACAACAACTTTTAAAGCAACCAAATCATTTGGATACAGAGGAACAGCGCagaattcaaagaaaattagCGAAGCACAGACATAAATATCTAGCCCATAAAGCATCTCGTCCACCTCCTTGGG taCCGACTCAAAAGATGCCTCGTCTTTTAACAACATCTGCATCTGCATGTCGTCAATTGGCAAAAAAAGCTGAACTAATGGGCGTTGATACAGCAGCATTAGAAGCACAGGAGGCACAACTTGTAGCGTTAGTggatgtaagaaaaaaatggcaTATTCCTCCAGCCTTCAGTGTGGAGTTCATAGGATATTATTTGGATCGCAATTTACGTGTTACATCAATGAAAAGAAGATTGCAGGAGCTACTTGATATTAATTCACAATTGTTAAATGAACAACAAAGATTAGATAGAAAATACGATGAAGTGATGAAGGACAATGAAGAACAAATTAGGGTAAACGttacgttaaaagaaaaaattgatatgtATCATCAAATGCTAAGAAATAGTGGCTATGTTAAACCATTGCCTCTAATAGCAGATTTAGCCAAACCAAGAATTGCGCCTACACTtg GTACGGGATTAGGAGTACCAACTGCAGCTGCATTAAAAATGGGTGTTGGTTTTCCGCTACCGGTGGGAAAAGGAGCAGAAGGTATACGCGAAGGTAGAGTACTGAGTAGTCAAGCCCATGATCAAAATCATAAAAGTGAATTGACTTTGAGACACCAATGTGGCATATGTAGAAGATCTACTAATCAACATCTTCTTGCAAAATGTGATACATGTCATCTTCATTACCATTTGTCGTGTTTAAGTCCTCCTTTATCTCGTATGCCTAAAAAAACCAAACTTATGGGATG gCAGTGTTCCGAGTGCGATAAAGAATCTTCTGGATCGGAGGTTGAACGTGTAGATACGTCGGCTCCTCGTAAATTAAGGCATTGTAAGGATGATTCTAATTTAACGTCTACGCCACCTCAAGAGATCCAAGCACCTATGACACCGACTACACCAACAACATCAAAAAATGCATCTACACCGCTTAACAATGTGACGAATGTTACTGTTCCTGATACACCCACAACACCAaag TTAACTATAAAACCTATGTGCCCGCAACCTTCAGTAACAGAACAAATTCAATTAGCTGAATCGACACATAATCAACAATgtactaataatattactataacAACAAGAGAAGGATCCCCTGAATATATGGTGGCTTCAGCGGATGGTACAGAATCTGTTTCACAAAGAAGTGCAAAAAAAAGGCGAAGGTATATTTTGTTTtggataattattttacaaattttatataatatgaaatatcatgat ttattattattattattagagaaaAGCATAAGAGGTATACCCCTGATCCAATTACTGGCGTAA
- the LOC124955342 gene encoding PHD finger protein 14 isoform X3, with protein MNSSFERDPKKRRVKPIRSAQQSLLDFDLGESSDDSDFRIEDHCEESDDDSVDSNDIGKEEEDGSEESDDSLVDPLLSTKENTGLTVGDVIEQARQQAIKGGPLDEKLNKMLICCGCLGDRSDDINEIVECDGCGVSVHEGCYGVSDVESFSSTDSLCQSAPWFCEACSAGIEDPSCELCPNKGGIFKETDVGKWVHLVCALYVPGVAFGEVDRLSSVTLFEMAYSKWGAKQCSLCEDARFARTGVCIECDAGMCHTYFHVTCAQREGLLSEAHSEEVDQADPFYAHCKLHSDKLLVRRRRRNWLALQLRAQYRQQLLKQPNHLDTEEQRRIQRKLAKHRHKYLAHKASRPPPWVPTQKMPRLLTTSASACRQLAKKAELMGVDTAALEAQEAQLVALVDVRKKWHIPPAFSVEFIGYYLDRNLRVTSMKRRLQELLDINSQLLNEQQRLDRKYDEVMKDNEEQIRVNVTLKEKIDMYHQMLRNSGYVKPLPLIADLAKPRIAPTLGTGLGVPTAAALKMGVGFPLPVGKGAEGIREGRVLSSQAHDQNHKSELTLRHQCGICRRSTNQHLLAKCDTCHLHYHLSCLSPPLSRMPKKTKLMGWQCSECDKESSGSEVERVDTSAPRKLRHCKDDSNLTSTPPQEIQAPMTPTTPTTSKNASTPLNNVTNVTVPDTPTTPKLTIKPMCPQPSVTEQIQLAESTHNQQCTNNITITTREGSPEYMVASADGTESVSQRSAKKRRREKHKRYTPDPITGVKQRKRKHKRKSLDIENPDLQAQPEVHRRITIKIKPIPRPDGDVASKSSPQMFVATSTSTEITPPPPTLKLLPPPLPPPTTNVVTMNTSSNSNVNNNTRLQTGNVKRGKDADLLTQCNVCDTPGTSQNLVMCDECKKCYHFTCLDPPVKKSPKRRGYSWHCADCDPSASESET; from the exons ATGAACAGTTCTT tTGAGAGAGAtccaaagaaaagaagagtaaagCCTATTAGATCTGCACAACAATCATTACTTGATTTTGATTTAGGTGAAAGCTCTGATGATAGTGATTTTAGAATTGAAGATCATTGTGAAGAATCTGATGATGACTCAGTAGATTCTAATGATATCGGGAAAG aagaagaagatggatcAGAAGAATCAGATGATTCTTTAGTTGATCCATTGTTAAGTACAAAAGAGAACACTGGTCTGACTGTAGGAGACGTCATAGAACAAGCTCGTCAACAAGCAATTAAAGGTGGACCATTAGatgaaaaattgaacaaaatGCTTATTTGTTGTGGCTGTCTTGGTGATAGAAGtgatgatattaatgaaattgttGAATGTGATGGATGTGGAGTCAGTGTCCATGAAG GATGTTATGGCGTATCAGACGTAGAGAGTTTTTCCAGTACTGATTCTTTGTGTCAATCAGCCCCATGGTTTTGTGAAGCATGTAGTGCAGGCATTGAAGATCCATCATGTGAACTTTGCCCTAATAAAGGtggaatttttaaagaaaccgATGTAGGAAAATGGGTTCATTTAGTTTGTGCTCTCTACGTACCTGGTGTAGCTTTTGGAGAG gTGGATCGGCTATCAAGTGTAACGCTTTTCGAAATGGCATATAGCAAATGGGGTGCAAAGCAATGCTCTTTATGTGAAGATGCGCGTTTTGCTCGTACCGGTGTTTGCATTGAATGTGATGCTGGAATGTGTCACACATACTTTCATGTTACTTG TGCTCAACGGGAAGGTTTATTATCGGAAGCACATAGTGAAGAAGTGGATCAAGCTGATCCATTTTATGCACATTGCAAATTACATTCTGATAAACTTCTTGTTCGTAGACGCAGACGCAATTGGTTAGCATTGCAATTACGTGCTCAATATCGACAACAACTTTTAAAGCAACCAAATCATTTGGATACAGAGGAACAGCGCagaattcaaagaaaattagCGAAGCACAGACATAAATATCTAGCCCATAAAGCATCTCGTCCACCTCCTTGGG taCCGACTCAAAAGATGCCTCGTCTTTTAACAACATCTGCATCTGCATGTCGTCAATTGGCAAAAAAAGCTGAACTAATGGGCGTTGATACAGCAGCATTAGAAGCACAGGAGGCACAACTTGTAGCGTTAGTggatgtaagaaaaaaatggcaTATTCCTCCAGCCTTCAGTGTGGAGTTCATAGGATATTATTTGGATCGCAATTTACGTGTTACATCAATGAAAAGAAGATTGCAGGAGCTACTTGATATTAATTCACAATTGTTAAATGAACAACAAAGATTAGATAGAAAATACGATGAAGTGATGAAGGACAATGAAGAACAAATTAGGGTAAACGttacgttaaaagaaaaaattgatatgtATCATCAAATGCTAAGAAATAGTGGCTATGTTAAACCATTGCCTCTAATAGCAGATTTAGCCAAACCAAGAATTGCGCCTACACTtg GTACGGGATTAGGAGTACCAACTGCAGCTGCATTAAAAATGGGTGTTGGTTTTCCGCTACCGGTGGGAAAAGGAGCAGAAGGTATACGCGAAGGTAGAGTACTGAGTAGTCAAGCCCATGATCAAAATCATAAAAGTGAATTGACTTTGAGACACCAATGTGGCATATGTAGAAGATCTACTAATCAACATCTTCTTGCAAAATGTGATACATGTCATCTTCATTACCATTTGTCGTGTTTAAGTCCTCCTTTATCTCGTATGCCTAAAAAAACCAAACTTATGGGATG gCAGTGTTCCGAGTGCGATAAAGAATCTTCTGGATCGGAGGTTGAACGTGTAGATACGTCGGCTCCTCGTAAATTAAGGCATTGTAAGGATGATTCTAATTTAACGTCTACGCCACCTCAAGAGATCCAAGCACCTATGACACCGACTACACCAACAACATCAAAAAATGCATCTACACCGCTTAACAATGTGACGAATGTTACTGTTCCTGATACACCCACAACACCAaag TTAACTATAAAACCTATGTGCCCGCAACCTTCAGTAACAGAACAAATTCAATTAGCTGAATCGACACATAATCAACAATgtactaataatattactataacAACAAGAGAAGGATCCCCTGAATATATGGTGGCTTCAGCGGATGGTACAGAATCTGTTTCACAAAGAAGTGCAAAAAAAAGGCGAAG agaaaAGCATAAGAGGTATACCCCTGATCCAATTACTGGCGTAAAACAAAGGAAAcgaaaacataaaagaaaaagcctTGATATTGAAAATCCAGATTTACAAGCACAACCAGAAGTTCATAGACGAATTACTATAAAA ataaaaccaATTCCACGACCGGACGGAGATGTAGCTTCAAAATCTAGCCCGCAAATGTTTGTTGCCACATCAACAAGTACAGAAATTACACCACCGCCGCCAACGCTTAAACTTTTACCACCACCGCTTCCACCACCTACCACAAATGTTGTTACAATGAATACATCTAGTAATAGTAAcgtcaataataatacaagATTACAAACTGGAAATgtaaagagaggaaaagacgCGGATCTTCTTACACAGTGTAATGTTTGTGATACACCTGGTACCAGTCAAAATCTTGTAAT GTGCGATGAATGCAAAAAATGCTATCACTTCACGTGTTTAGACCCTCCAGTGAAAAAATCTCCTAAAAGAAGAGGCTATTCTTGGCATTGTGCTGACTGCGATCCTAGT gCCTCTGAGTCAGAGACTTAA
- the LOC124955342 gene encoding PHD finger protein 14 isoform X1: MSQEDDVGFLYKTMIERDPKKRRVKPIRSAQQSLLDFDLGESSDDSDFRIEDHCEESDDDSVDSNDIGKEEEDGSEESDDSLVDPLLSTKENTGLTVGDVIEQARQQAIKGGPLDEKLNKMLICCGCLGDRSDDINEIVECDGCGVSVHEGCYGVSDVESFSSTDSLCQSAPWFCEACSAGIEDPSCELCPNKGGIFKETDVGKWVHLVCALYVPGVAFGEVDRLSSVTLFEMAYSKWGAKQCSLCEDARFARTGVCIECDAGMCHTYFHVTCAQREGLLSEAHSEEVDQADPFYAHCKLHSDKLLVRRRRRNWLALQLRAQYRQQLLKQPNHLDTEEQRRIQRKLAKHRHKYLAHKASRPPPWVPTQKMPRLLTTSASACRQLAKKAELMGVDTAALEAQEAQLVALVDVRKKWHIPPAFSVEFIGYYLDRNLRVTSMKRRLQELLDINSQLLNEQQRLDRKYDEVMKDNEEQIRVNVTLKEKIDMYHQMLRNSGYVKPLPLIADLAKPRIAPTLGTGLGVPTAAALKMGVGFPLPVGKGAEGIREGRVLSSQAHDQNHKSELTLRHQCGICRRSTNQHLLAKCDTCHLHYHLSCLSPPLSRMPKKTKLMGWQCSECDKESSGSEVERVDTSAPRKLRHCKDDSNLTSTPPQEIQAPMTPTTPTTSKNASTPLNNVTNVTVPDTPTTPKLTIKPMCPQPSVTEQIQLAESTHNQQCTNNITITTREGSPEYMVASADGTESVSQRSAKKRRREKHKRYTPDPITGVKQRKRKHKRKSLDIENPDLQAQPEVHRRITIKIKPIPRPDGDVASKSSPQMFVATSTSTEITPPPPTLKLLPPPLPPPTTNVVTMNTSSNSNVNNNTRLQTGNVKRGKDADLLTQCNVCDTPGTSQNLVMCDECKKCYHFTCLDPPVKKSPKRRGYSWHCADCDPSASESET; this comes from the exons ATGTCTCAAGAGGACGACGTaggatttttatataaaacaatga tTGAGAGAGAtccaaagaaaagaagagtaaagCCTATTAGATCTGCACAACAATCATTACTTGATTTTGATTTAGGTGAAAGCTCTGATGATAGTGATTTTAGAATTGAAGATCATTGTGAAGAATCTGATGATGACTCAGTAGATTCTAATGATATCGGGAAAG aagaagaagatggatcAGAAGAATCAGATGATTCTTTAGTTGATCCATTGTTAAGTACAAAAGAGAACACTGGTCTGACTGTAGGAGACGTCATAGAACAAGCTCGTCAACAAGCAATTAAAGGTGGACCATTAGatgaaaaattgaacaaaatGCTTATTTGTTGTGGCTGTCTTGGTGATAGAAGtgatgatattaatgaaattgttGAATGTGATGGATGTGGAGTCAGTGTCCATGAAG GATGTTATGGCGTATCAGACGTAGAGAGTTTTTCCAGTACTGATTCTTTGTGTCAATCAGCCCCATGGTTTTGTGAAGCATGTAGTGCAGGCATTGAAGATCCATCATGTGAACTTTGCCCTAATAAAGGtggaatttttaaagaaaccgATGTAGGAAAATGGGTTCATTTAGTTTGTGCTCTCTACGTACCTGGTGTAGCTTTTGGAGAG gTGGATCGGCTATCAAGTGTAACGCTTTTCGAAATGGCATATAGCAAATGGGGTGCAAAGCAATGCTCTTTATGTGAAGATGCGCGTTTTGCTCGTACCGGTGTTTGCATTGAATGTGATGCTGGAATGTGTCACACATACTTTCATGTTACTTG TGCTCAACGGGAAGGTTTATTATCGGAAGCACATAGTGAAGAAGTGGATCAAGCTGATCCATTTTATGCACATTGCAAATTACATTCTGATAAACTTCTTGTTCGTAGACGCAGACGCAATTGGTTAGCATTGCAATTACGTGCTCAATATCGACAACAACTTTTAAAGCAACCAAATCATTTGGATACAGAGGAACAGCGCagaattcaaagaaaattagCGAAGCACAGACATAAATATCTAGCCCATAAAGCATCTCGTCCACCTCCTTGGG taCCGACTCAAAAGATGCCTCGTCTTTTAACAACATCTGCATCTGCATGTCGTCAATTGGCAAAAAAAGCTGAACTAATGGGCGTTGATACAGCAGCATTAGAAGCACAGGAGGCACAACTTGTAGCGTTAGTggatgtaagaaaaaaatggcaTATTCCTCCAGCCTTCAGTGTGGAGTTCATAGGATATTATTTGGATCGCAATTTACGTGTTACATCAATGAAAAGAAGATTGCAGGAGCTACTTGATATTAATTCACAATTGTTAAATGAACAACAAAGATTAGATAGAAAATACGATGAAGTGATGAAGGACAATGAAGAACAAATTAGGGTAAACGttacgttaaaagaaaaaattgatatgtATCATCAAATGCTAAGAAATAGTGGCTATGTTAAACCATTGCCTCTAATAGCAGATTTAGCCAAACCAAGAATTGCGCCTACACTtg GTACGGGATTAGGAGTACCAACTGCAGCTGCATTAAAAATGGGTGTTGGTTTTCCGCTACCGGTGGGAAAAGGAGCAGAAGGTATACGCGAAGGTAGAGTACTGAGTAGTCAAGCCCATGATCAAAATCATAAAAGTGAATTGACTTTGAGACACCAATGTGGCATATGTAGAAGATCTACTAATCAACATCTTCTTGCAAAATGTGATACATGTCATCTTCATTACCATTTGTCGTGTTTAAGTCCTCCTTTATCTCGTATGCCTAAAAAAACCAAACTTATGGGATG gCAGTGTTCCGAGTGCGATAAAGAATCTTCTGGATCGGAGGTTGAACGTGTAGATACGTCGGCTCCTCGTAAATTAAGGCATTGTAAGGATGATTCTAATTTAACGTCTACGCCACCTCAAGAGATCCAAGCACCTATGACACCGACTACACCAACAACATCAAAAAATGCATCTACACCGCTTAACAATGTGACGAATGTTACTGTTCCTGATACACCCACAACACCAaag TTAACTATAAAACCTATGTGCCCGCAACCTTCAGTAACAGAACAAATTCAATTAGCTGAATCGACACATAATCAACAATgtactaataatattactataacAACAAGAGAAGGATCCCCTGAATATATGGTGGCTTCAGCGGATGGTACAGAATCTGTTTCACAAAGAAGTGCAAAAAAAAGGCGAAG agaaaAGCATAAGAGGTATACCCCTGATCCAATTACTGGCGTAAAACAAAGGAAAcgaaaacataaaagaaaaagcctTGATATTGAAAATCCAGATTTACAAGCACAACCAGAAGTTCATAGACGAATTACTATAAAA ataaaaccaATTCCACGACCGGACGGAGATGTAGCTTCAAAATCTAGCCCGCAAATGTTTGTTGCCACATCAACAAGTACAGAAATTACACCACCGCCGCCAACGCTTAAACTTTTACCACCACCGCTTCCACCACCTACCACAAATGTTGTTACAATGAATACATCTAGTAATAGTAAcgtcaataataatacaagATTACAAACTGGAAATgtaaagagaggaaaagacgCGGATCTTCTTACACAGTGTAATGTTTGTGATACACCTGGTACCAGTCAAAATCTTGTAAT GTGCGATGAATGCAAAAAATGCTATCACTTCACGTGTTTAGACCCTCCAGTGAAAAAATCTCCTAAAAGAAGAGGCTATTCTTGGCATTGTGCTGACTGCGATCCTAGT gCCTCTGAGTCAGAGACTTAA
- the LOC124955342 gene encoding PHD finger protein 14 isoform X2, with protein sequence MSQEDDVGFLYKTMIERDPKKRRVKPIRSAQQSLLDFDLGESSDDSDFRIEDHCEESDDDSVDSNDIGKEEDGSEESDDSLVDPLLSTKENTGLTVGDVIEQARQQAIKGGPLDEKLNKMLICCGCLGDRSDDINEIVECDGCGVSVHEGCYGVSDVESFSSTDSLCQSAPWFCEACSAGIEDPSCELCPNKGGIFKETDVGKWVHLVCALYVPGVAFGEVDRLSSVTLFEMAYSKWGAKQCSLCEDARFARTGVCIECDAGMCHTYFHVTCAQREGLLSEAHSEEVDQADPFYAHCKLHSDKLLVRRRRRNWLALQLRAQYRQQLLKQPNHLDTEEQRRIQRKLAKHRHKYLAHKASRPPPWVPTQKMPRLLTTSASACRQLAKKAELMGVDTAALEAQEAQLVALVDVRKKWHIPPAFSVEFIGYYLDRNLRVTSMKRRLQELLDINSQLLNEQQRLDRKYDEVMKDNEEQIRVNVTLKEKIDMYHQMLRNSGYVKPLPLIADLAKPRIAPTLGTGLGVPTAAALKMGVGFPLPVGKGAEGIREGRVLSSQAHDQNHKSELTLRHQCGICRRSTNQHLLAKCDTCHLHYHLSCLSPPLSRMPKKTKLMGWQCSECDKESSGSEVERVDTSAPRKLRHCKDDSNLTSTPPQEIQAPMTPTTPTTSKNASTPLNNVTNVTVPDTPTTPKLTIKPMCPQPSVTEQIQLAESTHNQQCTNNITITTREGSPEYMVASADGTESVSQRSAKKRRREKHKRYTPDPITGVKQRKRKHKRKSLDIENPDLQAQPEVHRRITIKIKPIPRPDGDVASKSSPQMFVATSTSTEITPPPPTLKLLPPPLPPPTTNVVTMNTSSNSNVNNNTRLQTGNVKRGKDADLLTQCNVCDTPGTSQNLVMCDECKKCYHFTCLDPPVKKSPKRRGYSWHCADCDPSASESET encoded by the exons ATGTCTCAAGAGGACGACGTaggatttttatataaaacaatga tTGAGAGAGAtccaaagaaaagaagagtaaagCCTATTAGATCTGCACAACAATCATTACTTGATTTTGATTTAGGTGAAAGCTCTGATGATAGTGATTTTAGAATTGAAGATCATTGTGAAGAATCTGATGATGACTCAGTAGATTCTAATGATATCGGGAAAG aagaagatggatcAGAAGAATCAGATGATTCTTTAGTTGATCCATTGTTAAGTACAAAAGAGAACACTGGTCTGACTGTAGGAGACGTCATAGAACAAGCTCGTCAACAAGCAATTAAAGGTGGACCATTAGatgaaaaattgaacaaaatGCTTATTTGTTGTGGCTGTCTTGGTGATAGAAGtgatgatattaatgaaattgttGAATGTGATGGATGTGGAGTCAGTGTCCATGAAG GATGTTATGGCGTATCAGACGTAGAGAGTTTTTCCAGTACTGATTCTTTGTGTCAATCAGCCCCATGGTTTTGTGAAGCATGTAGTGCAGGCATTGAAGATCCATCATGTGAACTTTGCCCTAATAAAGGtggaatttttaaagaaaccgATGTAGGAAAATGGGTTCATTTAGTTTGTGCTCTCTACGTACCTGGTGTAGCTTTTGGAGAG gTGGATCGGCTATCAAGTGTAACGCTTTTCGAAATGGCATATAGCAAATGGGGTGCAAAGCAATGCTCTTTATGTGAAGATGCGCGTTTTGCTCGTACCGGTGTTTGCATTGAATGTGATGCTGGAATGTGTCACACATACTTTCATGTTACTTG TGCTCAACGGGAAGGTTTATTATCGGAAGCACATAGTGAAGAAGTGGATCAAGCTGATCCATTTTATGCACATTGCAAATTACATTCTGATAAACTTCTTGTTCGTAGACGCAGACGCAATTGGTTAGCATTGCAATTACGTGCTCAATATCGACAACAACTTTTAAAGCAACCAAATCATTTGGATACAGAGGAACAGCGCagaattcaaagaaaattagCGAAGCACAGACATAAATATCTAGCCCATAAAGCATCTCGTCCACCTCCTTGGG taCCGACTCAAAAGATGCCTCGTCTTTTAACAACATCTGCATCTGCATGTCGTCAATTGGCAAAAAAAGCTGAACTAATGGGCGTTGATACAGCAGCATTAGAAGCACAGGAGGCACAACTTGTAGCGTTAGTggatgtaagaaaaaaatggcaTATTCCTCCAGCCTTCAGTGTGGAGTTCATAGGATATTATTTGGATCGCAATTTACGTGTTACATCAATGAAAAGAAGATTGCAGGAGCTACTTGATATTAATTCACAATTGTTAAATGAACAACAAAGATTAGATAGAAAATACGATGAAGTGATGAAGGACAATGAAGAACAAATTAGGGTAAACGttacgttaaaagaaaaaattgatatgtATCATCAAATGCTAAGAAATAGTGGCTATGTTAAACCATTGCCTCTAATAGCAGATTTAGCCAAACCAAGAATTGCGCCTACACTtg GTACGGGATTAGGAGTACCAACTGCAGCTGCATTAAAAATGGGTGTTGGTTTTCCGCTACCGGTGGGAAAAGGAGCAGAAGGTATACGCGAAGGTAGAGTACTGAGTAGTCAAGCCCATGATCAAAATCATAAAAGTGAATTGACTTTGAGACACCAATGTGGCATATGTAGAAGATCTACTAATCAACATCTTCTTGCAAAATGTGATACATGTCATCTTCATTACCATTTGTCGTGTTTAAGTCCTCCTTTATCTCGTATGCCTAAAAAAACCAAACTTATGGGATG gCAGTGTTCCGAGTGCGATAAAGAATCTTCTGGATCGGAGGTTGAACGTGTAGATACGTCGGCTCCTCGTAAATTAAGGCATTGTAAGGATGATTCTAATTTAACGTCTACGCCACCTCAAGAGATCCAAGCACCTATGACACCGACTACACCAACAACATCAAAAAATGCATCTACACCGCTTAACAATGTGACGAATGTTACTGTTCCTGATACACCCACAACACCAaag TTAACTATAAAACCTATGTGCCCGCAACCTTCAGTAACAGAACAAATTCAATTAGCTGAATCGACACATAATCAACAATgtactaataatattactataacAACAAGAGAAGGATCCCCTGAATATATGGTGGCTTCAGCGGATGGTACAGAATCTGTTTCACAAAGAAGTGCAAAAAAAAGGCGAAG agaaaAGCATAAGAGGTATACCCCTGATCCAATTACTGGCGTAAAACAAAGGAAAcgaaaacataaaagaaaaagcctTGATATTGAAAATCCAGATTTACAAGCACAACCAGAAGTTCATAGACGAATTACTATAAAA ataaaaccaATTCCACGACCGGACGGAGATGTAGCTTCAAAATCTAGCCCGCAAATGTTTGTTGCCACATCAACAAGTACAGAAATTACACCACCGCCGCCAACGCTTAAACTTTTACCACCACCGCTTCCACCACCTACCACAAATGTTGTTACAATGAATACATCTAGTAATAGTAAcgtcaataataatacaagATTACAAACTGGAAATgtaaagagaggaaaagacgCGGATCTTCTTACACAGTGTAATGTTTGTGATACACCTGGTACCAGTCAAAATCTTGTAAT GTGCGATGAATGCAAAAAATGCTATCACTTCACGTGTTTAGACCCTCCAGTGAAAAAATCTCCTAAAAGAAGAGGCTATTCTTGGCATTGTGCTGACTGCGATCCTAGT gCCTCTGAGTCAGAGACTTAA